The Blastocatellia bacterium DNA window TTGCTTGGCCTTGATCTGGGCCGTATCTTTTGGATTGGAATTGTACTCTTCGGCATCTTGGTTGCAGTTTATTACACGATTTGGACAACCATCAGAATGATTCGAGGCAAACGAAATTGAAGGCCAATACCAACTCTAAATCAAGTGAACTGAAGGCATTGCAAGAACCATTCGATGAAAACGGCGGCCAGGATGAGGATACGAGATGCCCATTGTGTCAGACGGGAGTAGGGTTTACCCTTGTAAGGGAAGATCGAGGCTCATCTTTCGCGTCGAGGATAGAGATTTAACTGTAGGACGTTTGCTTGCGCCGCAAGATTGGTATATCGACCTGTTTAAGAGTGACTTCTTTCGAGAGGTGGCTGCTTACCTGCGGAGGAATACGAAAGTTAAGGTGGTCGAGGCGTAAAGCGGGATGTCGGGCGGAATATATGAACATGATGTTGGTGCGTAACCGCAAGTCGGTCTAACAAGGCGTTGCAGCGAAGGCCGCGCCGCGCGGTTCTCATGCATCCTTTCAATGCCGCTCACGGCCCCGCTGAACGCAGGCGTTAGACCGCCTCACGAATAACTTACTTGGTCAAAAGGGATTCGCTAGAATGGTCTCTTGGTCGCAATTCCTCACCGATGCCCCAGACTTGGCGGCTTTCGGCCAACGGCGGCTAGAAGGCCGCATTGCCTATCTGGCCACGATACGCCTTGCAGGCTGTTCGTCTACATGGAGCCGACTTCTCCTAAAGGACATGACCTGCGCCGGGATGCGCGCTACGCCATGCATTGCGGGGTGGAGGACAACGGCGGGGGGCAAGGAGAGTTCCTCCTCTTGGGGAGTGCGCTTGAGGTCAGTGGTAGGCAGGCGAGGCAGGAAGCATTTGAGCAGGCAAGGCGGATCGGATACGCACCACAGGAGAGATACACCGTGTTTGAACTGAAGGTGGCAGAGGCTAGGGGGACCGTGTACGAGGGTGGCGAGGCAAAGCGGGAAAGCTGGCGGGCAGCCTAGAGGCTAGCCAAGGCGGTCTAACAACGACATGCACCGGAGCCGCCGCAGCGCGGTACACGTCGTTTCCGCAATGCCGTTCGGCGGCCCGGTGATGCGTGTTCGTTAGACGCCTGAACGTGATTGCAATGGGCCTGTGGCCTCTTTGAGGATCGATATATGAGCCTTTTAACACAAGCCATTCTATTAACTGCCCTCTCTCTGTCATTCGTCTCAGATATCTCTGCGGCTCGCCGTGTGAAGGCCCACCGCCTCGCCATTCTCATTGCCGCGCCCTGGCCAGGTGAAACGGCTATGCATAACGACCTCCTGGCAGTTAGTGACGCATTAAGCCAGCGAGGATACTCCGCAAAGGAGAGCATCGTACTTGAGGGACAACTCAACCGTCAGTCTCTTTTAGCACTTTTTGAAGAGGTCCATAGGCGAATCGCCCAATGGAAAGATGGAGAAGTTTTCTTATACTTTGGGGGGCACGGCTATTATTCGGGGGCCACAGCCTCTGATGCTCGCCCAGGATTGTTATTGGCCAGTGACCCTGAATACTCCAGCAATATCGCGGTCTTCTGGGATGAAGTTTTTAAGGCTCTTAATGTACCGTCAAAGGTGAGTTTCATCATTTTGCCAGATAACTGACATACTAACCTTCTTGCCGGCCGTGTGCCTGCTAATGCCGTTGCCGTAATAATGAAAGCGCCCGAAGGTGCCGAACTAATGTGCAGAGCAAATAATTATCGTTTCACTGAAAATAGCCATTTAGTTGATCGGGGTGTCATTAGCTACTATGCAGCCAAGGCTCTGCCCCAATCAATTACCGTAAAGGAGTGGTTGAGATCGATTGACAGCCTCTCAACCTCAGATATTCAAGAGGGCCGTTTAAAGCAGATCTATCAACCAGCGTTGAGGATTATAGGCAATGATGCGACGAAGCTTCCCGGCATTCGCATAATTGATAAGCGTAAGATTCATATAATAAGATCACGAGCTAAGCCACAATTGTAGTAACCTGCGGGAAAGTGGCTCTGCCGCACAAAGGCGTCTAACAAGGCGTTGCAGCGAAGGCCGTGGAGCGCAGTTCTTATGGTTTCTTTGAGTGCCGTTCGCGACCCCGCTGAACGCTGTCGTTAGATGCTTGCAAACTCCTCAGCGGGCGCGGACAATGGATTGAAAGGAGGTAATCAGAGTTCGTCATGAGGCAAACTATAGATGCGGTTTTCGAAAACGGAAGCTTCAAACCAGTAAATAACCCGGCCCTACCCTTTGTACAGGGCCAGCGCGTCAAATTGATTGTAGAAGCTCCTGCCGAAGCACAAGAGGACTTGATTGACTTAGCGACACAGGTATTCGATGGCCTCTCGGATAAAGAGATCGATGAGATTGAGCGTATCGCATTAGACCGAAGAGACTTCTTCCCCGATAGACATGCTCTATGAGCTTATCCCAAGTCATTCTCGATACGGATATTCTCTCTACATTGATGCGGAGGAACCCTGATGTCATTGCAAAGTCCAGGGCATACTTGGTTCAGTATGGCCAGCTCACTATCTCAATTATAACGCGCTACGAGATACTCCGCGGCCTGAGGGCAAAAGGAGCATCTCAACAGGAAGCGAGGTTTGAGCAATTCTGCGAGAAGAACGAGATTCTATCAATAACCGATGAGGTGATAGTGCAGGCAGCAGCAATCTATGCGGATTTATACAAGCGAGGCGAGCTAATCGGAGATGCGGACATTCTGATTGCAGCGACAGCGTTAGTGAATGGCTTTGGCGTCGTAACCAATAACGAAGATCATTTTAGGCGAATCACTGGGTTACACGTAGAGAATTGGCATAAATAAGTCTCCGCATTTCAAGCCGCATCTAACAAGGCGTTGCAGCGGAGGCCGCGCAGCGAATTTCTCATGGATATTTTCTATGTCGTTCGCGGCCCCGCTGAACGCGAGCGTTAGACGCGGAACTCTCATATCCGTTGCGTGGATTAAGGTCAGCAGATACCAACTTTTATAAGCTATTGATTATGGATATGCCTTTGCGCCCCATTTACCTTTTTGCTGATAGCCAACTTCTATTTTGGTCCCACAAGGGGACGCCCTTTCTTAACACGGTGAGAGAGCGGATCGTGCCTGTGGCGCCAAGGGCTGCATATATCGGAGCTTCCAACGGGGATGAACCTCAATTCTATTCAATTTTTGAGGCCGCTATGGATAGCATCGGGATCCGCGACCGTCGAATGATCCCTTCATCTTTTACACCCGTTGATGAATCATTCATGAACGAGGCCGATGTCATTGTCTTAGCCGGAGGCGATGTTGGCAGGGGCTGGAGGGTATTTAGTGAGACTGGATTAGCCGCATTAATCGTCAAAAGGTACTATGAGGGAGCAATCTTGATAGGCATCTCCGCTGGCGCTGTACAACTTGGCTCATTCGGATTGGTGCAAACAGACTCACGGAATCAACTGATCGAAACGTTCAAGTTAGTTCCTTTTATGATCGGCGCGCATGAAGAGGGGCAGGCATGGGAAAGTCTTCGAGAAGCGATAGAATTGCTGAATGGTTCTGCGGCGGGCATAGGCCTACCAACAGGAGGGGGCCTAATCTAT harbors:
- a CDS encoding type II toxin-antitoxin system VapC family toxin; the protein is MSLSQVILDTDILSTLMRRNPDVIAKSRAYLVQYGQLTISIITRYEILRGLRAKGASQQEARFEQFCEKNEILSITDEVIVQAAAIYADLYKRGELIGDADILIAATALVNGFGVVTNNEDHFRRITGLHVENWHK
- a CDS encoding Type 1 glutamine amidotransferase-like domain-containing protein, with product MPLRPIYLFADSQLLFWSHKGTPFLNTVRERIVPVAPRAAYIGASNGDEPQFYSIFEAAMDSIGIRDRRMIPSSFTPVDESFMNEADVIVLAGGDVGRGWRVFSETGLAALIVKRYYEGAILIGISAGAVQLGSFGLVQTDSRNQLIETFKLVPFMIGAHEEGQAWESLREAIELLNGSAAGIGLPTGGGLIYFPDGSIEAIRYPLSEFSIREGLISSSLRLPMQWGEGKYLE
- a CDS encoding antitoxin family protein, with the translated sequence MRQTIDAVFENGSFKPVNNPALPFVQGQRVKLIVEAPAEAQEDLIDLATQVFDGLSDKEIDEIERIALDRRDFFPDRHAL